Proteins from a genomic interval of Neovison vison isolate M4711 chromosome 4, ASM_NN_V1, whole genome shotgun sequence:
- the WASL gene encoding neural Wiskott-Aldrich syndrome protein encodes MSSGQQQPPPPRRVTNVGSLLLTPQENESLFTFLGKKCVTMSSAVVQLYAADRNCMWSKKCSGVACLVKDNPQRSYFLRIFDIKDGKLLWEQELYNNFVYNSPRGYFHTFAGDTCQVALNFANEEEAKKFRKAVTDLLGRRQRKSEKRRDPPNGPNLPMATVDIKNPEITTNRFYGPQVNNISHTKEKKKGKAKKKRLTKADIGTPSNFQHIGHVGWDPNTGFDLNNLDPELKNLFDMCGISEAQLKDRETSKVIYDFIEKTGGVEAVKNELRRQAPPPPPPSRGGPPPPPPPPHSSGPPPPPARGRGAPPPPPSRAPTAAPPPPPPSRPGVGVPPPPPNRMYPPPPPALPSSAPAGPPPPPPPLSLAGSAAPPPPPPPPPPPGPPPPPGLPSDGDHQVPTPAGNKAALLDQIREGAQLKKVEQNSRPVSCSGRDALLDQIRQGIQLKSVSDGQESTPPTPAPTSGIVGALMEVMQKRSKAIHSSDEDEDEDDEEDFEDDDEWED; translated from the exons aCTATGTCTTCAGCAGTGGTACAGCTATATGCAGCAGATCGTAACTGTATGTGGTCAAAGAAGTGCAGCGGTGTCGCTTGTCTTGTTAAGGACAATCCACAgagatcttattttttaagaatatttgatattaag GATGGGAAACTATTGTGGGAACAAGAGCTATACAATAACTTTGTATATAATAGTCCTAGAGGATATTTTCATACCTTTGCTGGAGAT acttGTCAAGTTGCTCTTAATTTTGCCAATgaagaagaagcaaaaaaatTCCGGAAAGCAGTTACAGACTTGTTGGGCCGGCGACAAAGGAAATCTg AGAAAAGACGAGACCCCCCAAATG GTCCTAATCTACCCATGGCAACAGTTGATATAAAAAATCCGGAAATCACAACCAATAGATTTTATGGTCCACAGGTCAACAACATCTCCcataccaaagaaaagaaaaaaggaaaagctaaaaAGAAGAGATTAACTAAGGCAGATATCGGAACACCAAGCAATTTCCA GCACATTGGACATGTTGGTTGGGATCCGAATACTGGCTTTGAT CTGAATAATTTGGATCCAGAATTGAAGAATCTTTTCGATATGTGTGGAATCTCAGAGGCACAACTGAAAGACCGAGAAACATCAAAAGTTATATATGACTTCATTGAAAAAACAGGAGGTGTAGAAGCTGTTAAAAATGAACTACGAAGgcaag caccacctccaccaccaccatccagGGGAGggccgcctcctcctcccccacctccacataGCTCAGGCCCTCCGCCCCCTCCTGCCAGGGGGAGAGGCGCTCCTCCTCCGCCGCCATCAAGAGCTCCCACAGCTGCACCTCCACCACCGCCTCCGTCCAGGCCAGGTGTAGGagtccctccaccaccaccaaataGGATGTACCCGCCTCCACCTCCAGCCCTTCCCTCCTCGGCACCGGCAGGGCCTCCGCCACCACCTCCACCCCTGTCGTTGGCGGGGTCCGCGGCGCCACCCCCGCCACcgccacctccacctccaccgGGGCCGCCGCCTCCCCCTGGCCTCCCTTCTGATGGTGACCATCAAGTCCCAACTCCTGCTGGAAACAAAGCCGCTCTTTTAGATCAGATTAGAGAGGGTGCTCAGCTCAAAAAAGTGGAACAAAACAGTCGACCGGTATCCTGCTCTGGAAGGGATGCACTTTTAGACCAGATACGACAGGGTATTCAGCTGAAATCT GTATCTGATGGCCAAGAGTCTACACCACCAACACCTGCACCCACTTCAGGAATTGTGGGTGCATTAATGGAGGTGATGCAGAAAAGGAGCAAAGCCATTCATTCTTCAG ATGAAGATGAGGATGAAGATGACGAGGAAGATTTTGAGGATGATGATGAATGGGAAGACtga